The Meiothermus ruber DSM 1279 genome includes the window GGGCCTTCGACGACCCGCGGGCCCAGATCGTGACCGAGGACGCTCGAGGCTGGCTGGCCAACCACCCCGATACCTACGATGTCATCATCGTTGACCTGAACGACCCCATCGGCGAAGACAACCCCGCCCGCCTGCTTTTTACAGTAGAGTTTTACGAGCTGATCAAAGAGCGGCTCAACCCCGGTGGGCTGATGGCCATGCAAGCAGGCATGATCCTGCTCACCCATCACAAGATGCACCCGGTTGTGCACAATACGGTCAAGCAGGTTTTTAGGCATACCCGCAGCTATCACAACTATATCCCCGGCTTTATGCTCAATTTCGGCTTTATTGTGGCCTCCGATGCCGTCGACATAACCGGCCTGAGCGAGGGCACCCTCGAGGCCCGCATTCTCGAGCGGCAGCTACCGCTCAAACACCTCGATGCACCCTATATCGAGGCCATGTTTGTGTTACCCAAAGATCTCAAAGAAGCCATTGCGGCAGAAACCATGGTCTCGAGGGACGCCGCCCCCTTCTGGCTGACCGACGAAGGCGATGCGCGGCAGTCTCAGGCTTAGATAGTTCGTGCAATTTTTCATCACCAAGGCATAGAATCTAAGCCATGCAGAGGACTCTTTTTGCTGTAGTGGTTGTTCTGGCCATCGCCATCGCCGCTGTGCTATTCGTGGTCTTGCGGCCCAAGCCCACTGCCAGCACCACAGACGCAGCCGCCGGTGCGCGCTTTGTGATCGGCAACCCCGAGGCCAAAGTAACCGTGGTGGATTTTTCCAACTATCTATGCAGCCACTGCCGCGACCACGCCAACGAGGTATTCCCGCTTATCAAGCGCGACTACATCGATACCGGAAAAATCCGCTACGTCTTCCGCGACTTTCCCTTTGGTGGGCAGGAAAACGTGATCCGGGCCGGAGAGGCGGCAGCCTGCGCGGCTGACCACAACCTGTACGTTGAGTATCACGAGGCGCTTTTCCGCGCTCAGATGCAGTGGGCGGGCCTCAGCGGGGAGGCGCTTGACAATTACTTTACCGACCTGGCCGGACAAATTGGGATTGCACCAGCCACCTTTTCGCAGTGCCTCAAGTCGGGCAGCAAGCGGGCGGGGGTTCTGGCCGATCAGAAGCTGGCAACCGACCTGGGCTTGACCGGAACCCCATCCTTTATTGTGAATGGGGAGACGTACACCGGCCAGCGCCCCTACGATAGCTGGCAGGAAATTCTCGACAAAGCCCTGGCCGGCCAGTCCAGCAGCGATCAAGGCGGTAGCAGCAGCCCCGCCAAGCCTTAGCGCAACCCCCACACACCACAACCCTCGCCTTCAGGCGAGGGTTGTTTGCTGGTTATTCGGGCTTGGGTCAGGAGGCC containing:
- the speE gene encoding polyamine aminopropyltransferase, translated to MQYGMYFLEQVTPYEALYRRMNKVLAAGRTKFQDYFIFQTGAFGKVLVLDKDVQSTERDEYIYHETLVHPAMLAHPSPRTVFIVGGGEGATLREVLRHPSVEKAVMCDIDGELVEMARTLLPEWHQGAFDDPRAQIVTEDARGWLANHPDTYDVIIVDLNDPIGEDNPARLLFTVEFYELIKERLNPGGLMAMQAGMILLTHHKMHPVVHNTVKQVFRHTRSYHNYIPGFMLNFGFIVASDAVDITGLSEGTLEARILERQLPLKHLDAPYIEAMFVLPKDLKEAIAAETMVSRDAAPFWLTDEGDARQSQA
- a CDS encoding DsbA family protein, with the protein product MQRTLFAVVVVLAIAIAAVLFVVLRPKPTASTTDAAAGARFVIGNPEAKVTVVDFSNYLCSHCRDHANEVFPLIKRDYIDTGKIRYVFRDFPFGGQENVIRAGEAAACAADHNLYVEYHEALFRAQMQWAGLSGEALDNYFTDLAGQIGIAPATFSQCLKSGSKRAGVLADQKLATDLGLTGTPSFIVNGETYTGQRPYDSWQEILDKALAGQSSSDQGGSSSPAKP